The following proteins are encoded in a genomic region of Pseudomonas saponiphila:
- a CDS encoding DMT family transporter, translated as MRFSTHPLIWKSWSIVIAAGVLGAGYPLGLRAITAGGPMRWVGLCVAVTCMAASGALLWFALKRIPISAASAAWAGIGLLGNLGVGALLLGDVASVTRWSGTALIAAGIACLSFV; from the coding sequence ATGCGATTCAGCACCCATCCGCTGATCTGGAAATCCTGGTCGATTGTCATTGCCGCAGGGGTTCTAGGAGCGGGCTATCCACTGGGCCTGCGGGCCATCACGGCGGGCGGTCCGATGCGCTGGGTCGGCCTCTGTGTGGCAGTGACGTGCATGGCGGCCAGCGGCGCACTTTTGTGGTTCGCGCTCAAGCGGATTCCGATCAGCGCGGCCTCTGCAGCCTGGGCAGGAATCGGGCTACTTGGAAACTTGGGCGTCGGCGCCCTCCTACTAGGCGATGTCGCATCGGTAACGCGCTGGTCTGGCACCGCCCTCATCGCAGCAGGCATTGCCTGTCTTAGTTTCGTTTGA
- a CDS encoding DUF3313 family protein — MKSKTALIRGGIFFCVAGALSGCATNSMTRSGFLGDYEKLSPTRYENVLMYRAAGFEPKRYAAVVVEEAQIKTASGRIDGLDDAQQREVLDHVTSELKRQEGKSPAPPGGAGQVRVRVAVTELQTPNRAVNAMTTLLVGPVTTGGASLEFEAVDLRTGRRVAAASCFERGNVIKEFAGSYTLLGHAKAAITNCIERIDSAWRDTQP; from the coding sequence ATGAAGAGCAAAACTGCATTGATCCGCGGCGGCATCTTTTTTTGCGTAGCAGGCGCGCTCTCTGGATGCGCGACCAACAGCATGACGCGCTCCGGATTTCTCGGCGACTACGAGAAGTTATCGCCGACACGATACGAGAACGTACTGATGTACCGCGCAGCGGGATTCGAGCCCAAGCGTTATGCCGCTGTCGTGGTGGAAGAAGCGCAGATCAAGACCGCCTCGGGTCGCATCGATGGGCTCGATGACGCGCAGCAGCGCGAAGTGCTAGACCATGTGACGAGCGAACTGAAACGCCAGGAAGGCAAAAGTCCCGCCCCCCCAGGTGGCGCGGGACAGGTTCGGGTGCGTGTAGCGGTCACCGAACTGCAGACACCGAATCGGGCAGTCAATGCAATGACGACCCTGCTGGTTGGACCCGTGACGACGGGTGGTGCCAGCCTAGAGTTCGAAGCAGTCGATTTAAGGACGGGACGCCGGGTTGCTGCCGCCAGTTGCTTCGAGCGCGGCAACGTCATTAAAGAGTTCGCCGGTTCGTACACATTGCTGGGTCATGCCAAAGCGGCGATCACGAACTGCATCGAGCGCATCGACAGCGCTTGGCGGGACACGCAGCCATGA
- a CDS encoding MlaE family ABC transporter permease, with protein sequence MSNASQAWLRQDAMVGGDHKWLAGGDWTIEHYASLAKSVSAARISHAEGYATPLLDWTQVQRLDTAGAALLVEILGPDSILDRPEAAPNLSSDRLALMRALAAAATDQQKTEKAAVSGNPLLRGLGRIGLTLEQGCRACLGLAGFVGQIIETWSRTVRHPRRWRATSVIAQIQRSAVDAIPIVALLSFMVGMVVAFLGATVLANFGASIFSVHLVAFSFMREFGVLLPAILIAGRTASAYTAQIGSMKANEEIDALRSNALDPIELLVLPRVLALLVSLPLLTLVGILAGIAGGATVCALSLEIPPAQFLAIVQEKIEVRHFLVGMSKSPLFAVMIAAIGCHEGFKVAGSAESVGDHTTSSVVQSIFMVILIDAIAALFFMEMGW encoded by the coding sequence ATGAGCAACGCTTCACAGGCTTGGCTCCGGCAGGATGCCATGGTCGGCGGTGATCACAAATGGCTGGCGGGTGGCGACTGGACGATAGAGCACTACGCCAGTCTGGCAAAATCCGTGTCCGCCGCCCGCATCAGTCATGCCGAGGGGTACGCCACTCCCTTACTCGACTGGACGCAAGTCCAGAGACTGGACACCGCCGGCGCGGCTCTGCTGGTGGAAATTCTCGGGCCAGACTCGATACTCGACCGGCCGGAGGCAGCTCCAAATCTGTCCTCGGATCGCCTCGCCCTAATGAGAGCGCTGGCCGCCGCTGCTACCGATCAGCAGAAGACGGAGAAAGCAGCGGTGAGCGGGAATCCTCTGCTCCGCGGTCTGGGACGCATAGGCCTGACCTTGGAACAGGGCTGTCGTGCGTGTCTTGGTCTGGCCGGGTTCGTGGGCCAGATCATCGAAACATGGAGCCGTACCGTTCGTCACCCGCGTCGCTGGCGCGCGACCTCGGTGATCGCTCAAATCCAGCGATCAGCGGTGGACGCCATTCCCATCGTGGCGCTACTGAGCTTCATGGTAGGAATGGTGGTGGCGTTCCTGGGAGCAACGGTGCTGGCCAACTTCGGTGCGAGCATCTTCTCGGTGCATCTGGTCGCCTTCTCGTTCATGCGCGAGTTCGGAGTGCTGCTCCCGGCCATATTGATTGCAGGCCGTACCGCAAGCGCGTACACCGCCCAAATCGGTTCGATGAAGGCAAATGAAGAGATCGATGCGCTTCGCTCCAACGCGCTCGACCCCATCGAGTTACTGGTGCTGCCACGCGTGCTGGCGCTTCTTGTGTCCTTGCCACTGCTCACCTTAGTAGGCATCTTGGCTGGCATTGCGGGCGGCGCCACCGTATGCGCACTGAGCTTGGAAATTCCTCCCGCACAGTTCCTTGCCATCGTGCAGGAAAAAATCGAGGTGCGCCATTTTCTTGTCGGAATGAGCAAGTCCCCGCTCTTCGCGGTGATGATCGCCGCTATCGGCTGCCATGAAGGGTTCAAGGTCGCCGGTAGCGCTGAGTCGGTAGGCGACCACACGACGTCTAGTGTCGTGCAATCAATCTTCATGGTGATCCTGATAGACGCCATCGCTGCACTGTTCTTCATGGAGATGGGCTGGTGA
- a CDS encoding ABC transporter ATP-binding protein produces the protein MKQDTDNGVRHAIEVRGLDNRFGTQQVHQDLDLDVRRGEILGVVGGSGTGKSVLLRSVVGLQKPHSGVVRIGGRDLLRAQWLARARMERRFGILFQKGALYSSLTVLENVALPLIEHVGLARPLAERLARSKLGLVGLPAGAGDKYPASLSGGMVKRAALARALALDANILFLDEPTAGLDPIGAASFDQLILTLRNALGLTVFLVTHDLDTLYTICDRVAVLANQKVLINDGIEAVERFKHPWIQEYFHGPRGRAAAQATGASSQETQP, from the coding sequence GTGAAGCAAGACACCGACAACGGTGTGCGACACGCTATTGAAGTGCGCGGCCTGGACAACAGGTTTGGAACCCAGCAGGTCCATCAGGACCTAGACCTGGACGTGCGGCGCGGGGAAATCCTTGGCGTGGTGGGAGGGTCAGGCACCGGGAAATCCGTGCTCTTGCGTAGCGTCGTCGGGCTGCAGAAGCCGCATTCGGGCGTGGTCCGTATCGGGGGGCGCGACCTACTGCGAGCCCAATGGCTTGCGCGCGCGCGTATGGAGCGAAGGTTCGGCATTCTGTTCCAGAAGGGCGCGTTGTATTCATCGCTGACCGTCTTGGAGAACGTCGCTCTTCCTTTGATCGAGCATGTCGGTCTGGCGCGGCCTCTTGCCGAGCGTTTGGCAAGAAGCAAGCTGGGCTTGGTGGGGTTGCCTGCCGGAGCGGGAGACAAGTATCCGGCCTCGTTGTCCGGAGGCATGGTGAAACGAGCAGCACTGGCGAGAGCCTTGGCGCTTGATGCGAACATCCTGTTTCTTGACGAACCCACCGCAGGACTGGATCCAATCGGGGCTGCATCTTTCGACCAATTGATTCTGACCCTGCGCAATGCACTGGGCCTCACGGTGTTTCTGGTAACCCACGACCTCGATACGCTGTACACCATATGCGACCGTGTCGCGGTCCTGGCGAACCAGAAGGTACTCATCAACGACGGCATCGAGGCAGTCGAGCGCTTCAAGCACCCGTGGATACAGGAATACTTTCACGGCCCCCGTGGCCGTGCGGCCGCACAGGCCACTGGTGCTTCCAGCCAAGAGACGCAGCCATGA
- a CDS encoding MlaD family protein has translation MEPRAHHVFIGLFVVLLGAIGIGFALWLSDTRSDHDYQYYRIMFDEPVTGLTPGSQVQYSGITIGEVVALSLSPRDPRRAIARVRINATIPVRQDTRAELVITGITGNAVIELSDGGPNVPLLDRREDEEPLILAPRSAMASLVSGEGNSMTTLNGILLRTQELLSKENLALVHRSLVNLEQTTGAVADQRAEIATLISNLTEASRESTAAVRQANSTLRDANLLLNNDGKQIMVNTRDATASLERAAFRVETLLQNNQESLNQGLAATGPAMHELQQALANLNTVLRRLDRNPAQYLLGGENIEETKP, from the coding sequence ATGGAACCACGTGCCCATCATGTATTCATTGGTCTGTTCGTCGTGCTGCTCGGTGCGATTGGTATTGGCTTCGCGCTTTGGCTCAGCGACACACGTTCCGACCACGATTACCAGTATTACCGGATTATGTTCGATGAGCCAGTGACCGGGCTTACGCCCGGCAGCCAGGTTCAGTACAGCGGAATCACGATTGGCGAAGTCGTTGCACTTTCTCTTTCACCGCGAGACCCAAGGCGGGCGATAGCGCGCGTACGCATCAATGCCACCATCCCGGTCCGGCAGGATACCCGCGCTGAATTGGTCATCACGGGAATTACCGGCAACGCGGTGATCGAGTTGAGCGACGGTGGGCCAAACGTGCCATTGCTGGATCGGAGAGAGGACGAGGAACCGTTGATCCTCGCACCACGTTCGGCGATGGCATCCCTGGTCTCCGGTGAGGGGAACAGCATGACGACACTCAACGGCATCTTGCTGCGCACGCAGGAGTTACTGTCGAAGGAGAATTTGGCTCTTGTGCACCGCAGTCTGGTGAATCTTGAACAGACCACGGGCGCGGTCGCTGACCAGAGGGCCGAGATCGCGACGTTAATCAGCAATCTGACCGAAGCAAGCAGAGAATCGACAGCTGCCGTGCGCCAAGCAAATAGCACTCTTCGCGATGCCAACCTGCTACTAAATAACGATGGTAAGCAAATCATGGTGAACACGCGTGATGCAACGGCATCCCTCGAACGCGCCGCTTTCAGGGTTGAGACGCTACTGCAAAACAATCAGGAATCGCTGAACCAGGGCTTGGCCGCCACAGGTCCTGCCATGCACGAACTCCAGCAGGCGCTGGCCAATCTAAACACCGTGCTGCGCCGACTGGATCGCAATCCGGCGCAATACCTGCTCGGTGGAGAGAACATTGAGGAAACCAAGCCGTGA
- a CDS encoding ABC-type transport auxiliary lipoprotein family protein yields MVTYKLPDYHIAQAESTPRAVPGPGALRVYAPESSRVLDSERLFIAQPDGRLSAWQGVRWADPAPVLLRDRIVEAFMRDGRSTSVITDSTPMSADMELRSTLRAFQLEYRGTEAIAAVRLDVQLVDPAKRTAIASRRFEAIQATGSKREADVVSAFGVATDILAGQIVEWAVQVGAARLRVAPELASNHAPTASSISTD; encoded by the coding sequence ATGGTCACCTACAAATTGCCCGACTATCACATCGCCCAGGCGGAGAGTACGCCGCGCGCCGTTCCGGGACCCGGGGCGCTGCGCGTCTACGCCCCTGAGAGTAGTCGCGTCCTGGATTCGGAGCGGCTGTTCATTGCGCAGCCCGATGGTCGCTTGTCGGCTTGGCAAGGAGTGCGTTGGGCCGACCCCGCACCGGTGCTGCTGCGTGACCGAATCGTCGAAGCCTTCATGCGCGATGGGCGGTCGACTTCCGTGATTACCGATAGCACCCCAATGAGCGCCGATATGGAGTTGCGCAGTACGCTGCGGGCGTTCCAGCTCGAATACCGCGGCACTGAAGCGATCGCCGCGGTTCGGCTCGATGTGCAACTGGTCGATCCGGCCAAACGGACTGCTATTGCCAGTAGACGCTTCGAAGCAATCCAAGCCACAGGCAGCAAGCGAGAGGCCGATGTGGTGAGCGCGTTCGGTGTCGCCACGGATATATTGGCCGGGCAGATCGTTGAATGGGCAGTTCAGGTCGGGGCAGCGCGTTTGCGAGTTGCACCGGAATTGGCAAGCAACCATGCACCCACAGCGTCGTCGATAAGCACAGACTAG